The Acinetobacter pittii genome contains a region encoding:
- the eutB gene encoding ethanolamine ammonia-lyase subunit EutB, translated as MSYRNIVANQQYHFADLKTLMAKATPLRSGDELAGVAARDSTEHVAAQMTLADVPLKTFLNEVVVNYETDEITRLIIDEHDLAAFAPISHFTVGDFRNWLLGEEATTQSLKALASGLTPEMVAAVSKIMRNQDLIYVASKCEVVTQFRNTIGLKGHLSTRLQPNHPTDDVLGISASILDGLMYGNGDAVIGINPATDNLHNLSELLKLLDHVIQEYQIPTQSCVLTHISSGIQLAEKNVPIDLMFQSIAGTQLANEGFGISLDLLQEGYEATLALKRGTIGHNVMYFETGQGSALSSNAHHGVDQQTLETRAYAVARKYKPLLVNTVVGFIGPEYLFNGKQIIRAGLEDHFCGKLLGVPMGCDICYTNHADADQNDMDVLLTLFGAAGINFIMGIPGSDDVMLNYQTTSFHDALYLRQLLGLKPAPEFSAWLEQQGIFKQQNSQICWADHMPDQFSRLLMN; from the coding sequence ATGAGTTATCGCAATATTGTCGCCAATCAACAGTATCACTTTGCTGACTTGAAGACCTTGATGGCAAAAGCAACGCCGTTACGTTCTGGCGATGAATTAGCAGGTGTAGCGGCCAGAGATTCAACCGAACATGTTGCGGCACAAATGACTTTGGCCGATGTGCCATTAAAAACCTTTTTAAATGAAGTTGTAGTCAATTATGAAACTGATGAAATTACACGACTAATTATTGATGAACATGATCTGGCAGCCTTTGCCCCTATTTCACACTTTACGGTAGGCGATTTTCGAAATTGGTTACTTGGAGAAGAAGCCACTACTCAAAGCTTAAAAGCCTTAGCGTCAGGTTTAACTCCAGAAATGGTGGCTGCTGTCAGCAAAATTATGCGCAATCAAGATTTAATTTATGTCGCCAGCAAATGTGAAGTAGTGACCCAGTTTCGCAACACGATTGGTTTAAAGGGACATCTTTCTACCCGTTTACAACCCAATCACCCGACCGATGATGTGCTCGGTATTTCTGCCAGTATTTTAGATGGTTTAATGTATGGCAATGGCGATGCCGTAATTGGCATTAACCCTGCAACAGATAACCTTCATAATTTGTCAGAGCTACTAAAATTACTTGATCATGTCATTCAGGAATATCAGATTCCAACGCAATCTTGTGTACTTACGCATATCAGCTCAGGCATTCAACTGGCTGAAAAAAATGTACCGATTGATTTAATGTTCCAATCCATTGCCGGCACTCAACTTGCTAACGAAGGTTTTGGTATCTCACTCGATTTATTACAAGAAGGATATGAAGCCACACTCGCACTCAAGCGCGGAACCATTGGACACAACGTTATGTACTTTGAAACGGGTCAAGGGAGTGCCCTATCAAGCAATGCTCATCACGGCGTTGATCAGCAAACATTAGAAACTCGGGCCTACGCAGTGGCTCGTAAATATAAGCCGCTTTTAGTGAATACAGTCGTTGGCTTTATTGGGCCCGAATATCTCTTTAACGGTAAACAAATTATACGTGCCGGACTGGAAGATCACTTCTGCGGTAAGTTACTTGGCGTGCCAATGGGCTGCGACATTTGCTATACCAACCATGCCGACGCTGACCAAAATGATATGGATGTTCTCCTTACTCTGTTTGGTGCTGCGGGCATTAACTTTATTATGGGAATTCCGGGTTCAGATGATGTCATGCTCAACTATCAAACCACTTCATTCCATGATGCTCTCTATTTAAGACAACTCCTCGGTTTAAAACCCGCTCCTGAGTTCTCCGCTTGGCTTGAACAACAAGGGATTTTTAAACAACAAAACTCTCAAATTTGTTGGGCAGACCACATGCCTGACCAATTCTCTCGTCTGCTCATGAACTAG
- the eat gene encoding ethanolamine permease, translated as MNQPETASVISSSTEVSSAEYFAQRQLKQGTVGWLLLIGLGVAYVISGDFAGWNFGIAQGGWGGMFIATALAAIMYLCLCLSMSEMSTMMPTAGGGYSFARAAFGPFGGYLTGTAILIEYAIAPAAIAVFIGGYCESLFGINGWMIYLACYAIFMGIHLKGAGEALKIMFAITLVAAVALVVFIVAMVPHFNTQNLLDIPVGTAAGASRFLPHGYLGIWAAVPFAIWFFLAVEGVPLAAEEAKDPAKSLPRGLIGAMLILTAFAMLILFLGAGAAGASTLQNSGAPLVDALVKVYGINTWLATFVNFVGLAGLIASFFSIIYAYSRQIFALSRAGYLPTSLSLTNKNKAPYLAIIIPGIIGFLLSLTKEGDSLILIAVFGATISYVLILLSHIKLRLSKPDMPRPYKTPGGIVTSSIALVLAVAAVVAGFVVNPKVWFIAAAIYVVFIAYFLLYSRYHLVKGTPEEEFANIKAAEQEL; from the coding sequence ATGAATCAACCAGAAACAGCTTCCGTCATTTCTTCAAGCACAGAAGTCTCATCAGCAGAATATTTTGCTCAGCGTCAACTCAAACAAGGTACGGTTGGTTGGTTACTCCTGATTGGTTTAGGCGTAGCTTATGTGATATCGGGTGATTTTGCTGGCTGGAACTTCGGTATTGCTCAAGGTGGTTGGGGTGGCATGTTTATTGCCACTGCCCTCGCTGCAATCATGTATCTGTGCCTGTGTCTTTCTATGTCAGAAATGTCCACCATGATGCCGACAGCAGGCGGCGGTTATAGTTTTGCACGTGCTGCCTTTGGCCCTTTTGGGGGCTATTTAACAGGAACAGCCATTCTAATTGAATACGCAATTGCCCCTGCGGCGATTGCCGTATTTATTGGCGGTTATTGCGAATCTTTATTTGGTATAAATGGCTGGATGATTTACCTCGCCTGCTATGCCATTTTTATGGGCATACATCTCAAAGGTGCTGGCGAAGCCTTAAAAATTATGTTCGCAATTACACTTGTCGCAGCTGTTGCTCTAGTTGTGTTTATTGTGGCAATGGTTCCACATTTTAATACACAAAATCTATTAGATATTCCTGTTGGCACAGCAGCTGGTGCAAGTCGTTTTCTACCTCATGGCTATTTAGGCATCTGGGCCGCAGTTCCTTTTGCAATCTGGTTTTTCCTTGCAGTTGAAGGTGTGCCATTAGCCGCCGAAGAAGCAAAAGATCCAGCAAAATCTCTCCCACGCGGTTTAATCGGTGCAATGCTCATCTTAACGGCGTTTGCCATGCTCATTTTATTCTTGGGTGCAGGCGCAGCAGGTGCAAGTACTTTGCAAAACTCAGGCGCCCCCCTCGTCGATGCTCTGGTTAAAGTTTATGGTATCAATACTTGGCTTGCGACTTTTGTTAACTTTGTTGGTTTAGCAGGTTTAATCGCGAGTTTCTTTTCAATTATCTATGCCTATTCCCGTCAAATCTTTGCATTGTCACGTGCTGGTTACTTACCTACTTCACTCTCTTTAACCAATAAAAATAAAGCCCCTTATCTCGCAATTATTATTCCGGGCATTATTGGGTTCTTGCTTTCACTGACCAAAGAAGGCGATTCACTGATTTTAATCGCGGTTTTTGGTGCAACTATTTCTTATGTGTTGATTCTTTTATCCCACATCAAACTACGCCTATCTAAACCCGACATGCCTCGTCCTTATAAAACTCCTGGAGGAATCGTTACTTCAAGTATTGCCTTAGTTCTAGCAGTGGCTGCTGTGGTCGCAGGCTTTGTTGTTAATCCAAAAGTTTGGTTTATTGCTGCCGCTATTTATGTCGTATTTATTGCTTACTTTTTACTCTACAGCCGCTATCATTTAGTGAAAGGTACACCAGAAGAAGAGTTTGCAAATATTAAAGCCGCAGAACAAGAACTATAA
- the aldA gene encoding aldehyde dehydrogenase family protein, producing the protein MRYINPNQPGSKVQFKSQYENFIGGEWVAPIKGAYFDNVSPVDGKAFTRIPRSSAEDIELALDAAHKAKASWNKSSPTTRSNILLKIADRLEANLEMLAVAETWDNGKAVRETLAADLPLAIDHFRYFAGCIRAQEGGISEIDEDTIAYHFHEPLGVVGQIIPWNFPILMAAWKLAPALAAGNCVVIKPAEQTPVGILLVAELIQDILPPGVLNIVNGFGSEVGRPLATNPRIAKIAFTGSTQTGQMVMQYATENIIPVTLELGGKSPNLFFEDIMDKEDDFLEKTLEGFAMFALNQGEVCTCPSRALVQESIADQFLEMAVERVKRIKTGHPLDTETMIGAQASLQQQEKILRCINTGREEGAELLLGGSGRKEVGDGYYVDPTIFKGHNGMQVFQEEIFGPVLAVTTFKDFDDAIKIANDTMYGLGAGVWSRSAHISYRAGRAIEAGRVWTNCYNIYPAHAAFGGYKKSGIGRENHKMMLDHYQQTKNLLVSYSTKPMGFF; encoded by the coding sequence ATGCGCTATATCAATCCAAATCAACCAGGCTCAAAAGTTCAATTCAAATCACAATACGAAAATTTTATTGGCGGTGAATGGGTAGCACCTATAAAGGGTGCATATTTTGATAATGTATCTCCTGTTGACGGAAAAGCTTTTACACGTATTCCACGCTCTAGTGCCGAAGATATTGAGCTCGCTCTAGATGCAGCACACAAAGCGAAAGCTTCATGGAATAAATCTTCACCGACTACACGTTCTAATATACTTTTAAAAATTGCTGATCGTTTAGAAGCAAATCTTGAAATGCTTGCTGTTGCAGAAACTTGGGATAATGGTAAAGCGGTCCGTGAAACTTTAGCAGCTGACCTTCCGCTTGCGATTGATCATTTCCGTTATTTCGCAGGTTGTATTCGTGCTCAAGAAGGTGGCATCTCTGAAATTGATGAAGATACGATTGCCTACCATTTCCATGAACCGCTAGGTGTAGTTGGCCAAATTATTCCATGGAACTTCCCGATTTTAATGGCAGCATGGAAGCTTGCACCAGCTTTAGCAGCGGGTAACTGTGTGGTGATTAAACCAGCTGAGCAAACTCCGGTAGGTATTTTGTTAGTAGCTGAACTCATCCAAGACATTTTACCGCCGGGTGTCCTGAATATCGTTAATGGTTTCGGTTCAGAAGTCGGCCGCCCGTTAGCGACAAACCCACGTATTGCAAAAATCGCGTTCACAGGTTCAACTCAAACTGGACAAATGGTGATGCAATATGCGACTGAAAATATTATTCCAGTTACGTTAGAACTTGGCGGTAAGTCACCGAACCTTTTCTTTGAAGACATCATGGATAAAGAAGATGACTTCTTAGAAAAAACGCTTGAAGGTTTTGCCATGTTTGCCTTAAACCAAGGTGAAGTATGTACTTGTCCTTCTCGTGCTTTAGTACAAGAAAGCATTGCTGATCAGTTCTTGGAAATGGCTGTCGAACGTGTAAAACGTATTAAGACTGGTCATCCACTTGATACTGAAACCATGATTGGTGCTCAAGCATCTTTGCAACAACAAGAGAAAATCTTACGTTGTATTAACACAGGTCGTGAAGAAGGTGCAGAGCTCTTACTTGGCGGTAGCGGCCGTAAAGAAGTAGGCGATGGTTACTATGTTGATCCAACTATTTTTAAAGGTCACAACGGCATGCAAGTTTTCCAAGAAGAAATTTTTGGACCTGTACTTGCTGTAACAACGTTCAAAGACTTTGACGATGCAATTAAAATTGCCAATGACACTATGTATGGTTTAGGTGCAGGTGTTTGGTCACGTTCAGCTCACATTTCTTATCGTGCGGGTCGTGCTATTGAAGCTGGCCGTGTTTGGACAAACTGCTACAACATCTACCCTGCACATGCTGCATTTGGTGGCTACAAGAAGTCTGGTATTGGCCGTGAAAACCATAAGATGATGTTAGATCATTATCAACAAACTAAAAACTTGCTAGTGAGTTATTCAACTAAACCAATGGGCTTCTTCTAA
- a CDS encoding helix-turn-helix domain-containing protein: MFTKKDLLQQRTLIDQLRTQNSLSPQNAAKLGQSIASSWERSASAAIPKERFAAPLVEKKTASQNALDLALSQCADDLRHIAEQSSMVIAVGDIGSTIIWTAPSAQMQSAAERVHFVQGGQWREEFVGTNALALSLKTQQSSCVFSNEHYMESIHDWVCYAAPIIDPYSKQTLGVVDLSTTWKNHNSLGILAAERCASIIQSALLEQQRQQLHIRAFSTPQVKFNGKSLLLTPRQIEILTILALCPHGLTLEHLYQALYGERKVSMGTLKAEMSQLRDILGGLLGSRPYRLLVHVEADFLQAEQALDAGYAASALQLYTGVFLAKTESPFLCAWRDCLESRLSDAIFKTQETDLLLKHLAHFPEAIDAVERLMELLPSEHPAHQLLVKYIDSPKLS, encoded by the coding sequence ATGTTCACAAAAAAGGATTTATTGCAGCAACGGACGTTGATTGATCAACTGCGCACGCAAAATAGTCTCTCTCCTCAAAACGCTGCCAAACTCGGCCAAAGTATTGCAAGCTCTTGGGAACGATCAGCTTCTGCTGCGATTCCTAAAGAGCGTTTTGCTGCTCCATTAGTCGAGAAAAAAACTGCCTCACAGAATGCTTTAGATCTGGCTTTAAGCCAATGTGCCGATGACTTGCGTCATATTGCAGAGCAATCTTCAATGGTGATTGCTGTCGGTGATATCGGCAGTACCATTATCTGGACGGCACCAAGTGCTCAAATGCAAAGTGCTGCGGAGCGTGTACATTTTGTGCAGGGTGGTCAGTGGCGTGAAGAATTTGTTGGTACGAATGCCTTGGCTTTATCTTTAAAAACTCAACAATCAAGCTGTGTTTTTTCAAATGAACATTATATGGAATCGATTCATGATTGGGTTTGCTATGCCGCACCGATTATCGATCCATATTCAAAACAAACTCTGGGTGTCGTTGATTTGTCGACGACTTGGAAGAACCATAATAGTTTAGGAATATTGGCTGCTGAACGTTGTGCATCCATTATTCAATCCGCTTTGCTAGAGCAGCAGCGTCAACAGTTACATATTCGTGCATTTTCGACACCGCAAGTTAAATTTAACGGCAAAAGCTTGTTATTAACGCCCCGTCAAATTGAAATTTTGACGATATTGGCTTTATGTCCCCATGGCTTAACTTTAGAGCATCTTTATCAGGCGCTCTACGGCGAACGTAAAGTCAGCATGGGTACACTGAAAGCTGAAATGTCTCAACTACGAGATATTTTAGGTGGTTTACTTGGTTCACGCCCATATCGTCTGCTTGTGCATGTTGAAGCCGATTTTTTACAAGCTGAACAAGCACTGGATGCGGGATATGCGGCTTCTGCTTTGCAGCTTTACACAGGCGTATTTCTGGCAAAAACTGAAAGTCCATTTTTATGCGCATGGCGTGACTGCCTTGAGTCACGCTTGAGCGATGCGATTTTTAAAACTCAAGAAACAGATTTATTACTTAAGCATTTAGCTCATTTCCCTGAAGCAATTGATGCGGTAGAACGCCTTATGGAGCTATTACCGAGTGAACATCCTGCGCATCAATTGCTGGTGAAATATATTGACTCACCTAAGCTCAGTTAA
- a CDS encoding alpha/beta hydrolase, with translation MNTSLANQTYVPDILGTGYEQLTLSFPDDYEGKVVATLVRKKAAQSTQKAVLYIHGFLDYFFQTEMAEQFNAHGYDFYALDLRKYGRSKLPHQIFYNVLDLKEYDTEITQALEIIGKEQHTQVLLAGHSTGGLTATLYAAHHPDHPLIKALWANSPFYDFNLSLVEKKFGIPMLSRVGEYLPKVKFPSQLNKWYTTSLHKQLKGEWEFNLDWKPTSAPTVQLSFVHAIHTAQKEIHRGVKLNVPALIMHSHQTKNPKKWGPDATQSDVILDVKDIEKHGKKIKGDVSVVSIHNGLHDLVLSAQPVRKQVYQQLFQWLDQKIT, from the coding sequence ATGAATACATCTTTAGCTAATCAAACTTATGTTCCAGATATTTTAGGCACGGGTTACGAACAGCTCACACTTAGTTTTCCTGATGATTATGAAGGGAAAGTTGTAGCCACGTTAGTGCGTAAAAAAGCCGCTCAATCTACTCAAAAAGCCGTACTATATATTCATGGTTTTTTAGATTATTTCTTTCAAACCGAAATGGCTGAGCAATTCAATGCTCATGGTTACGACTTCTATGCACTTGATTTAAGAAAATATGGCCGCTCAAAGCTGCCTCATCAAATTTTTTATAATGTGCTTGATTTAAAAGAATACGACACCGAAATTACTCAAGCATTAGAGATTATTGGCAAAGAGCAACACACTCAGGTTTTACTCGCAGGGCATTCAACTGGTGGTTTGACAGCAACACTTTATGCTGCTCATCATCCAGATCATCCTCTTATTAAAGCGCTATGGGCAAATAGTCCGTTTTACGACTTTAATTTAAGTCTAGTCGAAAAGAAGTTTGGTATTCCAATGCTCAGTCGAGTAGGAGAATATCTACCAAAAGTTAAATTCCCAAGCCAATTAAACAAATGGTACACTACCAGTCTTCACAAGCAGCTCAAAGGTGAATGGGAGTTTAACCTTGACTGGAAACCAACCTCTGCCCCTACAGTTCAACTCAGCTTTGTACATGCAATTCATACGGCACAAAAAGAGATTCACCGCGGGGTTAAACTAAACGTTCCCGCACTGATTATGCATTCGCATCAAACTAAAAACCCAAAAAAATGGGGACCAGATGCAACTCAAAGTGACGTGATTTTAGACGTTAAAGACATTGAAAAACATGGTAAAAAAATTAAAGGTGATGTCTCGGTTGTCTCTATTCACAATGGATTGCATGACTTAGTCCTTTCGGCCCAGCCAGTACGGAAACAAGTCTATCAACAATTGTTCCAGTGGCTGGATCAAAAAATTACTTAA
- the mdh gene encoding iron-dependent methanol dehydrogenase, whose translation MAFKNIADQTNGFYIPCVSLFGPGCAKEIGTKAQNLGAKKALIVTDEGLFKFGVADLIANYLTEAGVASHIFPGAEPNPTDINVHNGVNAYNENGCDFIVSLGGGSSHDCAKGIGLVTAGGGHIRDYEGIDKSKVPMTPLIAVNTTAGTASEMTRFCIITNTDTHVKMAIVDWRCTPLIAIDDPKLMIAKPAGLTAATGMDALTHAVEAYVSTAANPITDACAEKAITMISQWLQPAVANGENIEARDAMSYAQYLAGMAFNNASLGYVHAMAHQLGGFYNLPHGVCNAILLPHVCEFNLIACPDRYAKIAELMGVNTQGLTVTEAAYAAIDAIRKLSSSIGIPSGLTELGVKIEDLAVMADNAQKDACMLTNPRKANHAQVVEIFKAAL comes from the coding sequence ATGGCTTTTAAAAATATTGCAGATCAAACAAACGGTTTTTATATTCCTTGTGTATCACTCTTTGGACCAGGATGTGCCAAAGAAATTGGTACAAAGGCGCAGAACCTCGGTGCAAAAAAAGCATTAATTGTGACCGATGAAGGCTTATTTAAATTTGGTGTTGCGGATCTTATCGCGAATTATTTAACAGAAGCAGGCGTCGCAAGCCATATTTTCCCGGGTGCTGAACCTAACCCAACCGATATTAATGTTCACAACGGTGTTAATGCCTATAACGAAAATGGCTGTGACTTTATTGTCTCTCTAGGTGGCGGTTCATCTCATGACTGTGCAAAAGGGATTGGCTTAGTTACTGCGGGTGGTGGTCATATTCGCGACTACGAAGGTATCGATAAAAGTAAAGTACCGATGACGCCATTGATTGCAGTGAATACAACGGCTGGTACGGCATCTGAAATGACTCGTTTCTGTATTATTACCAATACCGATACTCACGTAAAAATGGCGATTGTTGACTGGCGTTGTACCCCACTAATTGCGATCGATGACCCGAAACTCATGATTGCAAAACCGGCAGGTTTAACCGCTGCAACAGGTATGGATGCATTAACCCATGCAGTTGAAGCATATGTTTCTACGGCGGCGAACCCGATTACTGATGCGTGTGCAGAAAAAGCGATTACGATGATTAGTCAATGGTTACAACCTGCTGTCGCAAATGGTGAAAACATCGAAGCACGTGATGCAATGAGCTATGCACAATATTTGGCTGGCATGGCATTTAACAACGCATCTTTAGGTTATGTTCACGCAATGGCGCACCAGTTAGGCGGTTTCTACAACCTACCTCACGGCGTATGTAATGCAATCTTGTTACCACATGTTTGTGAATTTAACTTAATTGCCTGCCCAGATCGCTATGCAAAAATCGCAGAATTAATGGGTGTAAATACGCAAGGTCTCACCGTAACAGAAGCTGCGTATGCTGCAATTGATGCTATCCGTAAACTGTCTTCATCAATTGGTATTCCATCTGGTTTAACCGAGCTTGGGGTAAAAATTGAAGACCTTGCGGTGATGGCAGATAATGCTCAAAAAGATGCATGTATGCTCACCAACCCTCGTAAAGCAAATCATGCACAAGTTGTGGAGATTTTCAAAGCAGCACTTTAA